The genomic interval TTTTTAAAATCGATTTTATTTGACCATGTTCAAGTAATGTATCCATTCTTTCAAATCTTCGTTTATGTAAGTAATACTGACTATAGCAAGTCACACTATAACATCCAAATGGCATTAAAAGTAAAAAATATGTAATACTAGAATGACTAAAAATAAACAGCACAGTGAAAAGAAACATTGGTATGCAACTAAATAAACTAGCATTTAAGGCTGAAACGGCTGTATATTTGTAATATTTTTCTATATTCATAACGAAAGCTCCTTCATTTCCATTCTTATCACAAGAAAGAATTGTGAGTTTGTGCGTATTTTAAATCTTTAGTATCTATTCTATTAATTTCCATACAAATCTATGATTAATTGGAGGAGACTTTTTTGAAAAAAATAATTTTTATTCTATTAACCTACCTACTATTTTTATTTTCTACCTATATAGTCCTTACCTATATGCAAATTAATAAGGCGGCATCTATGAGCCCACCAAATGACGTACCTTATTTGATTGTATTAGGAGCAAAGGTAAATGGAAATCAGCTTTCGAAGGCCCTTCTTTATCGAGCAGAAACAGCTTTAAACTATTGGGAAAATAACCAATCGACAATAATAGTGGTAACAGGAGGACAAGGGAAAGGTGAGGATATGACAGAAGCATCTGCCTTAATGCATTATTTTATGGAGAACGGAGTCCCAGAAGATCGTATTCTTATAGAGGATCAATCCATAAGCACCTATGAAAACTTACTATTTACAAAGGAGCTATTTTCCGTTAAGGAAGCGGTTATCGTGAGTAATGATTTCCATTTATATAGAGCAATAGAAATGGCAAGAACACTTAAAATAACAGCATATCCCCTAGCTGCAAATACACCAAAATCAGTAAAGTTCGTATTATATTTAAGGGAATATGCTGCTATTCTTAAAATGCATGTAACACTATAGTCAAATGGACTATTTAATAAAACGAATTGTTAATGGAATATGGTACTCTAGTCCTTCATAGGATTTTATTGCTGCGATAATTGTAAATACAAAAGCCATTATACCAATAATAGGTAAAATAACCATTCCTATAATGATAAATACAAGAATCCAGGCAATAAAGGAATAAATCGCATAAGAAATTAAGAAATTGAAATATTCTTTCCCATGATAATTAACAAAAGGAGAATCCTTTTTCACGAGCCAAATAATTAATGGTCCGATAAAAGTAGTAAAGAAACTAGATACGTAAATCAACATTGCAAAAATTCTATCATCTGTTGATGATACATCTTTTTTGAAATCCATTAGAAACCTCCAAATAGTAATAATAATTGCTATATTATTATATACGATTGATTAAATGAAATGTTTCATTTTCATTTAATATTTGTCCGATTATGTAAAATATGCTTTCTTACTAAAATAACTATTTATTTTCCTTTTTCTTTACAATTGTTCATAAATTTTTTACATTTTGTTTGTATTTTCCTATTTTCAATTTCAACGTAATTTTGTATGATATAGAAAAGTAATTTGTTATCATGAGATAATAATAAAAGATGGGAAGGCAAATGGTGCGCCACCGTATTGGTTCTAGTGGGTTCGATTCCCACCCCGAAATTTTTTTTCAAATGGATTAAAAATTTCGAGGGTGGACTTTTCTTTGTCTGGAGTTAATTCTGCCCTCAAATATGGAGGGATTATTATGTTAAAGAAAAGAGATCTTGAGGAATGCCAAGCATTATATCCTTTAATGACGCATCCTGATGTCTTTCCATTTGTTCGTCAGAAACCTAATTCTTATGAAGAATACCTCTTTCTAACCAAACAAACAATGGAAGCAGAAGAAAGAGGAGAGCTAATTTCAAGAACTATATTGGATGAATGGCAAAATCCGATTGGTACAATTAGTTTATATGATCTTAATGAAAATATTGGTTTTCTTGGTACATGGTTAGGGAAACCCTATCATGGAAAAGGATATAATAAATTAGCAAAGGAACTATTCTTTTCGGAAGCGTTCTTTGAACTAAATATTGATAGCATATTAATGCGAATTAGAAGCAATAATACCCGTTCACTAAAAGCTGCTGAAAAGCTTCCTTATGCCATTTCTGCCAATGAAACAAGGAGTAACCTTTTACAAGCATTAAATAGTACTGGTATTACTTATCAACTATTTGAAATTCCTAAAGATTTATTTACTCTTTATACTTTACGTCAAACTAATGAAGAGAGTACAAATGATCTCAGAGAGGCGTAAATACATTAGCCAACTTCCAATAACCTAATAAGATCAGTGATAGCAAATATCTATCCACTGATCTTATTTCATTTTTTGCTTATTTTGCTCTGTATATCTTTCATTCTGTGTGAATACTAAAAAAAAGAACCTTTAAGCATATACCTTAAAGATCCTTCGTCTGTTTAAAATTTATTACTTATTCTTCCTATAGTGTTGATAATTCTTATTCCCACCAGATAAATTATAGATGTCGGTGAATCCCAAATTGCGTAAAACATTTTGTGCGGCATTTCCTGTCACACCACTATTACAATACGTTATGGTAGGTAAGTTCGGATTAATTTCCTTCGATTTTTCACGCAACTCTCCAAGAGGTATGTTAATGGCACTTTCCACACATGAAACTTGATATTGTTTTGTAGCACGTGTATCAATGACCTGAATTTCTTCCCCTTTTTCCATTCTATCAGTTAACTCACTAGGTGTAATTAATTTATTTTTCTTCTCAATAGCATTCTGTAGCGCCATTCCAGTATACATAACCGGATCTTTTGTTGTACTAAATGGTGGTGCATAAGCAAGATCAAGATGAAATAAATCTTCCGCTTTCGCTTTAAATGTAATTGCTGTTACAAAAACATCAATTCGCTTATCCACCCCTTCTTGTCCAACTATTTGTACACCTAATATTCTACCTGTTTTTCTATCTGCAATTGCCTTAATGATCAATTCTTTTCCACCAAGATACTCTGCTCTAGCAGGCTTGATATTATGTAATATTTCAATATCATATCCTTCTTCCAATGCTTCCGTTTCATTCATACCAGTTTGTCCAACAGCTAAGTCAAAAACGCGAAGAATACCTGTGCCTAAAATGCCTCGATGTTCTAATGTTCCACCTGTTATTACATCTCCAGCTATCCTTCCCATTTTATTGGCCGTACTACCTAATGGACGATATAGTGGTTTCCCCGTTATTAAGGAATAACTTTCTGCAACATCTCCTACAGCATATACATCTGGTATATTCGTTTGCATTTTACTATTTACAACGATAGCGCCTGATTGACCAATATTCACGCCCATTTTCTTTGCTAATT from Niallia sp. FSL W8-0635 carries:
- a CDS encoding YdcF family protein, coding for MKKIIFILLTYLLFLFSTYIVLTYMQINKAASMSPPNDVPYLIVLGAKVNGNQLSKALLYRAETALNYWENNQSTIIVVTGGQGKGEDMTEASALMHYFMENGVPEDRILIEDQSISTYENLLFTKELFSVKEAVIVSNDFHLYRAIEMARTLKITAYPLAANTPKSVKFVLYLREYAAILKMHVTL
- a CDS encoding GNAT family N-acetyltransferase yields the protein MLKKRDLEECQALYPLMTHPDVFPFVRQKPNSYEEYLFLTKQTMEAEERGELISRTILDEWQNPIGTISLYDLNENIGFLGTWLGKPYHGKGYNKLAKELFFSEAFFELNIDSILMRIRSNNTRSLKAAEKLPYAISANETRSNLLQALNSTGITYQLFEIPKDLFTLYTLRQTNEESTNDLREA
- a CDS encoding DUF4870 domain-containing protein, with protein sequence MDFKKDVSSTDDRIFAMLIYVSSFFTTFIGPLIIWLVKKDSPFVNYHGKEYFNFLISYAIYSFIAWILVFIIIGMVILPIIGIMAFVFTIIAAIKSYEGLEYHIPLTIRFIK
- a CDS encoding FAD-dependent oxidoreductase, whose protein sequence is MKIIIIGSVAAGTSVAAKARRNDENADITLYNADYDISYSVCGIPYFLGGEIEELETLTPRNPAWFKKRYNVDIFIRHEVTTIDADQKKIQVKNLETNEVKEDDYDVLVFATGASPITPAINGVEKKHVFQVRTIQNTAAIDQFIKQMQPKKVTIIGAGYIGLEMAEQLKIRGLDVTLVQRSNQVMSHLDKDIASRVEEHLVKKGVNLVLNEEVSAINEKEIYTKSGRVMKTDMVILAIGVRPNTQLAKKMGVNIGQSGAIVVNSKMQTNIPDVYAVGDVAESYSLITGKPLYRPLGSTANKMGRIAGDVITGGTLEHRGILGTGILRVFDLAVGQTGMNETEALEEGYDIEILHNIKPARAEYLGGKELIIKAIADRKTGRILGVQIVGQEGVDKRIDVFVTAITFKAKAEDLFHLDLAYAPPFSTTKDPVMYTGMALQNAIEKKNKLITPSELTDRMEKGEEIQVIDTRATKQYQVSCVESAINIPLGELREKSKEINPNLPTITYCNSGVTGNAAQNVLRNLGFTDIYNLSGGNKNYQHYRKNK